From one Triticum aestivum cultivar Chinese Spring chromosome 4B, IWGSC CS RefSeq v2.1, whole genome shotgun sequence genomic stretch:
- the LOC123089751 gene encoding non-specific lipid-transfer protein 1 encodes MAPAAIIRGVPRAVLIVAVLVLASRGASAALSCSTVYNTLMPCLGYLQSGGVVPRLCCGGIKKLVSTARSTPDRRTICTCLKNIGAGAAGGPYASRAAGLPRKCKVPMPWNCNSIN; translated from the exons ATGGCTCCTGCTGCGATCATCCGAGGTGTCCCGCGCGCGGTGCTCATCGTGGCGGTGCTGGTGCTGGCCTCGCGGGGCGCGAGCGCGGCACTCTCGTGCTCTACGGTGTACAACACGCTGATGCCTTGCCTCGGGTACCTGCAGTCAGGAGGGGTGGTCCCGCGGTTGTGCTGCGGGGGGATCAAGAAGCTGGTGTCCACGGCGCGCTCCACCCCCGACCGCCGCACCATCTGCACCTGCCTCAAGAACATCGGCGCCGGAGCCGCTGGCGGGCCTTACGCCAGCCGCGCCGCGGGGCTGCCGCGCAAGTGCAAAGTCCCGATGCCCTGGAACTGCAACTC GATAAATTGA